In Streptomyces chartreusis, the following proteins share a genomic window:
- a CDS encoding zinc-dependent alcohol dehydrogenase family protein, producing the protein MRAVVFERFGEPAGVREVADPEPKEHGVVVRVEATGLCRSDWHGWQGHDPDITLPHVPGHELAGVVEAVGDRVTGWRPGDRVTVPFVCACGSCAACAAGDQQVCERQTQPGFTHWGSFAQYVALDHADVNLVAVPEEMSFATAASLGCRFATAFRAVVQQGRVAAGEWVAVHGCGGVGLSAVMIAAVSGARVVAVDVSPRALDLARKFGAAECVDASKVPDTAAAIHAVTGGGAHLSLDALGSPATCAASVDGLRRRGRHIQVGLLPSESGTTPVPMARAIALELELLGSHGMAAHTYPQMLELVRAGVLRPDLLVTSTIPLDAVPAALAAMGSAPGAGVTVIEPWS; encoded by the coding sequence ATGCGGGCCGTCGTGTTCGAGCGGTTCGGGGAGCCGGCCGGGGTGCGGGAAGTTGCCGATCCGGAGCCGAAGGAGCACGGGGTGGTGGTCCGGGTCGAGGCGACGGGGCTCTGCCGCAGCGACTGGCACGGCTGGCAGGGGCACGACCCGGACATCACGCTGCCGCATGTTCCCGGCCATGAACTCGCCGGGGTCGTCGAGGCGGTGGGAGACCGGGTGACCGGCTGGCGGCCCGGCGACCGGGTCACCGTGCCCTTCGTGTGCGCCTGCGGCAGCTGCGCGGCATGCGCGGCGGGCGACCAGCAGGTGTGCGAGCGCCAGACCCAGCCCGGCTTCACCCACTGGGGATCCTTCGCCCAGTACGTGGCGCTGGACCACGCGGACGTCAACCTCGTCGCCGTGCCGGAGGAGATGTCCTTCGCGACGGCCGCCTCGCTGGGCTGCCGGTTCGCCACCGCGTTCCGGGCCGTCGTGCAGCAGGGGCGGGTGGCCGCGGGGGAGTGGGTCGCGGTGCACGGCTGCGGCGGGGTGGGTCTGTCGGCGGTGATGATCGCGGCGGTCTCGGGCGCGCGGGTCGTTGCGGTGGACGTCTCGCCGCGGGCCCTGGACCTGGCGCGGAAGTTCGGGGCGGCCGAGTGCGTGGACGCGTCGAAGGTGCCGGACACCGCGGCGGCGATCCACGCCGTGACCGGTGGCGGTGCCCATCTCTCCCTGGACGCCCTCGGCTCGCCCGCCACCTGCGCCGCCTCCGTCGACGGCCTGCGCCGCCGGGGCCGGCACATCCAGGTCGGCCTGCTGCCCTCGGAGTCCGGCACCACACCGGTTCCCATGGCCCGCGCCATCGCCCTGGAGCTCGAACTCCTCGGCAGCCACGGCATGGCGGCGCACACCTACCCGCAGATGCTGGAGCTCGTGCGGGCCGGGGTGCTGCGGCCGGATCTGCTGGTGACGTCGACGATCCCGCTGGACGCGGTGCCGGCGGCGCTGGCGGCCATGGGGTCGGCGCCGGGTGCGGGAGTGACGGTCATCGAGCCCTGGAGCTGA
- a CDS encoding helix-turn-helix transcriptional regulator, with product MTDRRLWSYKEIAAHIKVQPDTVRSYRKHGLLPPPDHVEGGKPFWYADTVRLWVASRPGNRGRRPD from the coding sequence ATGACCGACCGAAGGCTCTGGTCCTACAAGGAGATCGCCGCGCACATCAAGGTGCAGCCGGACACCGTGCGGTCGTACCGCAAGCACGGGCTGCTGCCGCCGCCCGACCATGTCGAGGGCGGCAAGCCCTTCTGGTACGCGGACACCGTGCGGCTGTGGGTGGCGTCCCGGCCCGGCAACCGCGGCCGGAGGCCGGACTGA
- a CDS encoding GNAT family N-acetyltransferase has protein sequence MSDFSVKPVLTGDRTVLRPFTEADAAVMAEIIEDPEVVRFTGEASEEFSLERLRSWYGSRSAQNDRLDLAVTDRATGELVGEVVLYEWDATARSCTFRTLVGPRGRGRGIGTEATRLIVGHGFEQLGLHRIQLEAYGHNPRALRVYEKAGFVVEGVRREADFRDGQWLDWVMMAVLDHEWAAHHGRPDVGAVSSRAR, from the coding sequence ATGAGCGACTTCTCCGTCAAGCCCGTACTCACCGGCGACCGGACCGTGCTGCGGCCCTTCACCGAGGCCGACGCCGCCGTCATGGCGGAGATCATCGAGGACCCCGAGGTCGTCCGCTTCACCGGCGAGGCGTCCGAGGAGTTCTCCCTGGAGCGGCTGCGCTCCTGGTACGGCTCGCGCTCCGCGCAGAACGACCGTCTCGACCTCGCTGTCACCGACCGCGCCACCGGCGAACTCGTCGGCGAGGTCGTCCTGTACGAGTGGGACGCCACGGCACGCAGCTGTACGTTCCGCACGCTCGTCGGTCCCCGGGGGCGCGGCCGGGGTATCGGCACCGAGGCCACCCGGCTCATCGTCGGCCATGGCTTCGAGCAACTCGGGCTGCACCGGATCCAGTTGGAGGCCTACGGCCACAACCCGCGTGCCCTGCGCGTCTACGAGAAGGCCGGATTCGTGGTGGAGGGCGTCCGGCGGGAGGCCGACTTCAGGGACGGCCAGTGGCTGGACTGGGTGATGATGGCCGTCCTGGACCACGAGTGGGCCGCCCACCACGGCCGCCCCGACGTCGGTGCCGTCAGCTCCAGGGCTCGATGA
- the iolD gene encoding 3D-(3,5/4)-trihydroxycyclohexane-1,2-dione acylhydrolase (decyclizing), which yields MTSTTRLTVAQALVRFLSAQYTERDGTRHRLIGATWGIFGHGNVAGIGQALVEYGDVMPYHQGRNEQAMVHAAVGYARQSGRLSTHAVTTSIGPGATNLVTGAALATINHLPVLLLPGDVFAARPADPVLQQLEVPYAGDVSVNDCLRPVSRYFDRITRPEALIPSALQAMRVLTDPVETGAVTLALPQDVQAEAYDWPEEFFAERTWVVRRPGADPTELAEAVRAIRGARRPLLVAGGGVHHSRAEAALAEFAAVTRIPVASTQAGKGSLRFDHPQDVGGVGHTGTATADELARTADLVIGVGTRYTDFTTASGTLFAHPDVRFLNLNIAPYDGHKLAGMPLIADARSGLMELTAALDMHAYRVGASYVAEYTEDKERWEQRVDACYEADEPDVRPTQPQVLGVLDALVDESDVIINAAGSLPGDLHKLWRARSRDQYHVEYGYSCMGYEIPAAIGVKLAAPERHVWALVGDGTYLMMPTEIVTAVQEGVAIKVLLVQNHGYASIGGLSEETGAERFGTAYRHRAADGTFTGAPLPVDLAANAASLGMRVLRAKTVSDLREALGEARDADTPTCVYVETQTADTVSGPPPAQAWWDVPVAETATRPSAVKARELYERHVSTRRRHL from the coding sequence ATGACCTCAACGACGAGGCTCACGGTCGCACAGGCACTCGTCCGCTTCCTGTCCGCCCAGTACACCGAGCGCGACGGGACGCGGCACCGCCTGATCGGCGCCACCTGGGGCATCTTCGGCCACGGCAACGTCGCCGGGATCGGCCAGGCCCTCGTCGAGTACGGCGATGTCATGCCGTACCACCAGGGCCGCAACGAACAGGCGATGGTGCACGCGGCGGTCGGCTACGCCCGCCAGTCGGGCCGGCTGTCCACCCACGCCGTCACCACCTCCATCGGCCCCGGCGCGACCAACCTCGTCACCGGCGCCGCCCTCGCGACCATCAACCACCTCCCGGTCCTGCTCCTGCCCGGCGATGTCTTCGCCGCCCGCCCCGCCGACCCGGTCCTCCAGCAGCTCGAAGTGCCGTACGCGGGCGACGTGTCCGTCAACGACTGTCTGCGCCCGGTGTCCAGGTACTTCGACCGGATCACACGTCCGGAGGCCTTGATCCCGTCCGCCCTCCAGGCCATGCGTGTGCTCACCGACCCCGTGGAGACCGGCGCCGTGACGCTGGCGCTCCCGCAGGACGTGCAGGCCGAGGCGTACGACTGGCCCGAGGAGTTCTTCGCCGAGCGCACCTGGGTGGTGCGCCGGCCGGGCGCCGACCCGACCGAACTCGCCGAGGCCGTACGGGCGATCCGCGGCGCCCGCCGTCCCCTGCTCGTCGCGGGCGGCGGCGTCCACCACAGCCGCGCCGAGGCGGCCCTCGCCGAGTTCGCCGCCGTCACCCGCATCCCCGTCGCCTCCACCCAGGCCGGCAAGGGCTCCCTGCGCTTCGACCACCCCCAGGACGTCGGCGGCGTCGGCCACACCGGCACCGCCACCGCCGACGAACTCGCCCGCACCGCCGACCTGGTGATCGGCGTCGGCACCCGCTACACCGACTTCACCACCGCCTCCGGCACCCTCTTCGCGCACCCGGACGTCCGCTTCCTCAACCTCAACATCGCGCCCTACGACGGCCACAAGCTCGCCGGGATGCCGCTGATCGCGGACGCCCGCAGCGGCCTGATGGAGCTGACCGCGGCCCTCGACATGCACGCCTACCGGGTCGGCGCCTCCTACGTCGCCGAGTACACCGAGGACAAGGAGCGCTGGGAGCAGCGCGTCGACGCCTGCTACGAGGCCGACGAGCCCGACGTACGGCCGACGCAGCCGCAGGTGCTCGGCGTCCTGGACGCGCTCGTCGACGAGTCGGACGTGATCATCAACGCGGCCGGCTCCCTCCCCGGCGACCTGCACAAACTGTGGCGGGCCCGCTCGCGCGACCAGTACCACGTGGAGTACGGCTACTCCTGCATGGGCTACGAGATCCCGGCCGCGATCGGCGTGAAGCTGGCCGCGCCCGAGCGCCACGTCTGGGCGCTGGTCGGCGACGGCACGTATCTGATGATGCCGACGGAGATCGTGACCGCCGTGCAGGAAGGTGTCGCGATCAAGGTGTTGCTGGTGCAGAACCACGGGTACGCGTCCATCGGCGGACTGTCGGAGGAGACGGGCGCCGAGCGCTTCGGCACCGCCTACCGCCACCGGGCGGCCGACGGCACCTTCACCGGTGCCCCGCTCCCCGTCGACCTGGCAGCCAACGCCGCGAGCCTGGGCATGCGGGTGCTGCGCGCGAAGACCGTCAGCGATCTTCGTGAGGCGCTCGGCGAGGCCCGTGACGCCGACACTCCCACATGTGTCTACGTCGAGACCCAAACGGCAGACACAGTGTCGGGCCCGCCGCCCGCGCAGGCCTGGTGGGATGTTCCCGTGGCCGAGACCGCGACCCGACCGTCGGCGGTCAAGGCACGTGAGCTGTACGAACGGCACGTCTCGACCCGACGCCGCCATCTGTGA
- the mmsA gene encoding CoA-acylating methylmalonate-semialdehyde dehydrogenase, translated as MTKIVNHWIGGKTAEGASGTYGPVTDPATGAVTTNVAFASVDEVDAAVAAAKEAYLTWGQSSLAQRTSILFKFRALLDAHRDEIAELVTAEHGKVHSDALGEVARGLEIVDLACGISVQLKGELSTQVASRVDVSSIRQPLGVVAGITPFNFPAMVPMWMFPMAIACGNTFVLKPSEKDPSASIRIAELLAEAGLPDGVFNVVHGDKVAVDRLLEHPDVKAISFVGSTPIARYIHTTASANHKRVQALGGAKNHMLVLPDADLDAAADAAVSAAYGSAGERCMAISAVVAVGAIGDELVEKIRERAEKIKIGPGNDPTSEMGPLITAVHRDKVASYVTGAAAEGAEVVLDGTGYTVDGFEDGHWIGISLLDKVPTSAKAYQDEIFGPVLCVLRAETYEEGVALINASPFGNGTAIFTRDGGAARRFQLEIEAGMVGVNVPIPVPVGYHSFGGWKDSLFGDHHIYGNDGTHFYTRGKVVTTRWPDPADAPTGVDLGFPRNH; from the coding sequence ATGACGAAGATCGTCAACCACTGGATCGGCGGCAAGACCGCCGAAGGCGCGTCGGGCACGTACGGGCCGGTCACCGACCCGGCCACCGGCGCGGTCACCACGAACGTCGCCTTCGCCTCGGTCGACGAGGTGGACGCGGCGGTCGCGGCCGCCAAGGAGGCGTACCTGACCTGGGGCCAGTCCTCGCTGGCCCAGCGCACCTCGATCCTGTTCAAGTTCCGCGCCCTGCTGGACGCCCACCGCGACGAGATCGCCGAGCTGGTCACCGCCGAGCACGGCAAGGTGCACTCCGACGCCCTCGGCGAGGTCGCGCGCGGCCTGGAGATCGTCGACCTGGCGTGCGGGATCTCCGTGCAGCTGAAGGGCGAGCTGTCGACGCAGGTCGCCAGCCGCGTCGACGTGTCGTCGATCCGGCAGCCGCTGGGTGTCGTCGCGGGCATCACGCCGTTCAACTTCCCGGCGATGGTGCCGATGTGGATGTTCCCGATGGCCATCGCCTGCGGCAACACCTTCGTGCTCAAGCCGAGCGAGAAGGACCCGTCGGCGTCGATCAGGATCGCCGAGCTGCTCGCCGAGGCCGGTCTGCCGGACGGTGTCTTCAACGTCGTGCACGGCGACAAGGTGGCCGTCGACCGCCTCCTGGAGCACCCGGACGTCAAGGCGATCTCGTTCGTCGGCTCGACGCCGATCGCCCGCTACATCCACACCACCGCCTCCGCCAACCACAAGCGCGTCCAGGCGCTCGGCGGCGCCAAGAACCACATGCTGGTCCTGCCCGACGCCGACCTGGACGCGGCCGCCGACGCGGCCGTGAGCGCGGCCTACGGCTCCGCGGGCGAGCGCTGCATGGCCATCTCCGCGGTCGTCGCGGTCGGGGCGATCGGCGACGAGCTGGTGGAGAAGATCCGCGAGCGCGCCGAGAAGATCAAGATCGGCCCCGGCAACGACCCGACCTCCGAGATGGGCCCGCTGATCACCGCCGTACACCGCGACAAGGTGGCCTCCTACGTCACCGGCGCCGCGGCCGAGGGCGCCGAGGTGGTCCTCGACGGCACCGGCTACACGGTCGACGGCTTCGAGGACGGCCACTGGATCGGCATCTCGCTGCTCGACAAGGTGCCCACGTCCGCGAAGGCGTACCAGGACGAGATCTTCGGCCCCGTCCTGTGCGTGCTGCGCGCCGAGACCTACGAGGAGGGCGTGGCCCTCATCAACGCCTCGCCGTTCGGCAACGGCACCGCGATCTTCACCCGGGACGGCGGCGCGGCCCGCCGCTTCCAGCTGGAGATCGAGGCCGGCATGGTCGGCGTGAACGTCCCGATCCCGGTCCCCGTCGGCTACCACAGCTTCGGCGGCTGGAAGGACTCCCTCTTCGGCGACCACCACATCTACGGCAACGACGGCACGCACTTCTACACCCGCGGCAAGGTCGTCACCACCCGCTGGCCCGACCCGGCCGACGCCCCCACCGGCGTCGACCTGGGCTTCCCGCGCAACCACTGA
- a CDS encoding Cgl0159 family (beta/alpha)8-fold protein, with translation MNVDISELVRLRTRSPEAVAEAAARRRRRPLLDDNGRLMIVAADHPARGALGVGDRKLAMANRADLLERLCLALDRPGVDGVLATADILDDLLLLGALDDKVVMGSMNRGGLQGASFELDDRFTGHRAEDIERLRFDAGKLLLRVDYDDPGSLTTLESTARAIDDMAARRLPVFVEPFLSSRTPEGRVRNDLSAEAVTKSIAIASGLGGTSAYTWLKLPVTENPDDMAEVMRTSTLPAVLLGGEVGDDQDGAYEKWRGALQLPTVRGLVVGRSLLYPADGDVAAAVDTAVGLL, from the coding sequence GTGAATGTCGACATCTCCGAACTGGTCCGCCTGCGCACCCGGAGCCCGGAGGCCGTGGCCGAGGCCGCCGCGCGGCGCAGGCGCCGGCCGCTGCTCGACGACAACGGCCGCCTGATGATCGTCGCCGCCGACCACCCGGCCCGCGGCGCCCTCGGCGTCGGGGACCGCAAGCTCGCCATGGCCAACCGTGCCGACCTGCTGGAACGGCTCTGCCTGGCACTCGACCGGCCCGGCGTCGACGGCGTCCTCGCCACCGCCGACATCCTCGACGACCTGCTGCTGCTCGGCGCCCTCGACGACAAGGTCGTCATGGGCTCGATGAACCGCGGCGGCCTCCAGGGCGCGAGCTTCGAGCTCGACGACCGCTTCACCGGCCACCGCGCCGAGGACATCGAGCGGCTGCGCTTCGACGCGGGCAAGCTGCTGCTGCGCGTCGACTACGACGACCCGGGCTCCCTCACCACGCTGGAGTCCACCGCCCGCGCCATCGACGACATGGCCGCACGCCGGCTTCCCGTCTTCGTCGAGCCGTTCCTCAGCAGCCGCACCCCCGAGGGCAGGGTCAGGAACGACCTGTCCGCCGAGGCCGTCACCAAGTCCATCGCCATCGCCTCCGGACTCGGCGGCACCTCCGCCTACACCTGGCTCAAGCTCCCGGTCACCGAGAACCCCGACGACATGGCCGAGGTCATGCGGACCTCCACCCTCCCGGCCGTCCTTCTCGGCGGCGAGGTCGGTGACGACCAGGACGGGGCATATGAGAAGTGGCGGGGTGCTCTGCAACTTCCCACCGTGCGGGGCCTGGTGGTGGGACGGTCGTTGCTCTACCCGGCGGACGGGGATGTGGCCGCCGCCGTCGACACCGCCGTAGGACTGCTGTGA
- the iolC gene encoding 5-dehydro-2-deoxygluconokinase, giving the protein MAYDLITMGRIGVDLYPLQTGVPLPQVTSFGKFLGGSATNVAVAAARLGRSTAVITRTGDDPFGAYLHEALKGFGVDDRWVTPVPGLPTPVTFCEVFPPDDFPLYFYRLPKAPDLEIDAHELDLDAIRDARIFWVTGTGLSEEPSRTATLAALAHRAKAGTTVFDLDWRPMFWSDPAAARPFYKEALRHTTVAVGNLDEVEVATGVREPHAAARALLDTGVQLAVVKQGPKGVLAVNSDGEAAEVPPLPVNVLNGLGAGDAFGGSLCHGLLEGWDLERTMRHANAAGAIVASRLECSSAMPTPDEIEAAIAAGAVK; this is encoded by the coding sequence ATGGCGTACGACCTGATCACCATGGGGCGGATCGGAGTGGACCTCTACCCCTTGCAGACCGGCGTCCCGCTGCCGCAGGTCACCTCCTTCGGCAAGTTCCTCGGCGGCTCGGCGACGAACGTCGCGGTCGCCGCCGCCCGCCTCGGCCGCAGCACCGCCGTGATCACCCGCACCGGGGACGACCCCTTCGGCGCCTACCTCCACGAGGCGTTGAAGGGCTTCGGCGTCGACGACCGCTGGGTCACCCCGGTCCCCGGACTGCCCACCCCGGTCACCTTCTGCGAGGTCTTCCCGCCGGACGACTTCCCGCTGTACTTCTACCGCCTGCCCAAGGCCCCCGACCTGGAGATCGACGCCCACGAGCTCGACCTCGACGCCATCCGCGACGCCCGGATCTTCTGGGTCACCGGCACCGGACTGAGCGAGGAGCCCAGCCGTACCGCGACGCTCGCGGCCCTCGCCCATCGCGCCAAGGCCGGCACGACGGTCTTCGACCTGGACTGGCGCCCCATGTTCTGGAGCGACCCGGCCGCCGCCCGCCCCTTCTACAAGGAGGCGCTGCGCCACACCACCGTCGCCGTCGGCAACCTCGACGAGGTGGAGGTCGCGACCGGCGTACGCGAACCGCACGCCGCCGCCCGCGCGCTGCTGGACACGGGCGTGCAGCTCGCGGTCGTCAAGCAGGGCCCCAAGGGCGTCCTCGCCGTCAACAGCGACGGCGAGGCGGCCGAGGTCCCGCCGCTGCCCGTGAACGTCCTCAACGGCCTCGGCGCCGGCGACGCCTTCGGCGGCTCCCTCTGCCACGGCCTCCTGGAGGGCTGGGACCTGGAGCGGACCATGCGGCACGCCAACGCCGCCGGCGCCATCGTCGCCTCCCGCCTGGAGTGCTCCTCCGCGATGCCGACGCCCGACGAGATCGAGGCCGCGATCGCCGCGGGGGCCGTCAAGTGA
- a CDS encoding MMPL family transporter — translation MNEVNRPPRVGGWTRFVTARPRLSLLVALVITALAVLAGSGVADRLGSGGWEDPDAESTYATKALEREFPASQPNLLLLVDAGDASVDDPAVAAEAQRLVSRLTGEKGVVGVGSYWQGKSPALRAEDGHEALIAARITGEEKQMGETLDRIAPEFRGAHGPVEVSVGGPVAVRHEMQTTIQEDLLRAEVIALPVTLVLLVMVFGSAVAALLPLGIGIVAILGTNAVLRGLTEFTDVSVFAMNLTTALGLGLAVDYALFIVRRFREELTGGAEPLAAVGTTLRTAGRTVLFSALTVAVSLAAMLLFPQYFLRSFAYAGIAVVLLAAAAALILLPAALVLLGHRVNALDLRKLLRRGRAKESDGAAAASEGKGWARTANLVMRRAPFFALGTTAVLILLGLPFLGVKFGTADDRQLPSSAESHVVQQHIRDGFPGSPGGGLEVLAEGRATQAQYADYKQRIGALPEVLRVDGPLLKGDSAYFTVLPKGEAVDDPAQGLVGDLRATEAPFDTKVTGAAAVLVDSKDAIAERLPLAAAFIAIVTLLLVFLLTGSVLIPIQAVVLNALSLTAMFGAVVWVFQDGHLSGLLGFTSPGSIETTLPVLMFCVAFGLSMDYGVFLLSRIKEEYDTTGDHEEAVRHGLQRTGGLITAAAVILAVVMVAIGTSRVTNTKMLGLGIALAVLMDAMIVRSLLVPAVMRLTGRATWWAPGPLRRLHDRFGLSESDAAPEQAEAEERDKVAVPG, via the coding sequence ATGAACGAAGTCAACAGGCCACCCCGAGTCGGAGGCTGGACCCGCTTCGTCACAGCACGCCCCCGGTTGTCGCTGCTCGTGGCCCTGGTGATCACCGCGCTCGCCGTGCTGGCCGGCAGCGGCGTCGCCGACCGGCTGGGCAGCGGCGGCTGGGAGGACCCGGACGCCGAGTCGACCTATGCGACCAAGGCGCTGGAGCGTGAGTTCCCCGCCTCCCAGCCCAACCTCCTGCTCCTCGTGGACGCGGGTGACGCCTCGGTGGACGACCCCGCGGTCGCCGCGGAGGCACAGCGCCTCGTGTCCCGCCTGACCGGCGAGAAGGGCGTCGTGGGCGTCGGCTCCTACTGGCAGGGCAAGTCACCCGCCCTGCGCGCCGAAGACGGCCACGAGGCGCTGATCGCCGCCCGGATCACCGGCGAAGAGAAGCAGATGGGGGAGACCCTGGACCGCATCGCGCCCGAGTTCCGGGGCGCGCACGGCCCGGTGGAGGTGAGCGTCGGCGGCCCGGTCGCGGTGCGGCACGAGATGCAGACCACCATCCAGGAGGACCTGCTGCGCGCCGAGGTGATCGCCCTGCCGGTCACCCTCGTGCTGCTGGTCATGGTCTTCGGCAGCGCGGTCGCCGCCCTGCTGCCGCTGGGCATCGGCATCGTCGCCATCCTCGGCACGAACGCGGTGCTGCGCGGCCTGACCGAGTTCACCGATGTGTCGGTCTTCGCGATGAACCTCACCACCGCCCTCGGCCTCGGCCTCGCCGTCGACTACGCCCTGTTCATCGTCCGCCGCTTCCGCGAGGAACTCACCGGCGGCGCCGAACCACTGGCGGCGGTCGGCACCACCCTGCGCACCGCCGGACGCACGGTCCTCTTCTCCGCCCTCACCGTCGCGGTGTCCCTGGCGGCGATGCTGCTCTTCCCGCAGTACTTCCTGCGGTCCTTCGCCTACGCCGGCATCGCGGTGGTGCTGCTGGCCGCCGCGGCCGCCCTGATCCTGCTCCCGGCGGCACTGGTCCTGCTCGGCCACCGGGTCAACGCCCTGGACCTGCGCAAGCTGCTGCGGCGCGGTCGGGCGAAGGAATCCGACGGAGCGGCCGCAGCGAGTGAGGGCAAGGGCTGGGCCCGTACGGCGAACCTCGTCATGCGCCGCGCCCCCTTCTTCGCCCTCGGCACCACCGCCGTCCTGATCCTGCTCGGACTGCCGTTCCTCGGCGTGAAGTTCGGCACCGCGGACGACCGCCAGCTGCCGTCGAGCGCCGAGTCCCATGTCGTCCAGCAGCACATCCGCGACGGCTTCCCGGGCAGCCCCGGCGGCGGCCTGGAGGTGCTCGCCGAGGGGCGGGCCACCCAGGCGCAGTACGCCGACTACAAGCAGCGCATCGGGGCCCTCCCGGAGGTGCTGCGGGTCGACGGACCGCTCCTGAAGGGCGATTCGGCGTACTTCACGGTGCTGCCCAAGGGCGAGGCGGTGGACGACCCGGCCCAGGGCCTGGTCGGCGACCTGCGCGCGACCGAGGCGCCGTTCGACACCAAGGTGACCGGCGCGGCGGCGGTCCTGGTCGACTCCAAGGACGCCATCGCCGAACGCCTCCCGCTGGCGGCCGCCTTCATCGCGATAGTCACCCTGCTGCTGGTGTTCCTGCTGACCGGCAGCGTGCTGATCCCGATCCAGGCGGTGGTGCTCAACGCGCTCAGCCTGACGGCGATGTTCGGCGCGGTGGTCTGGGTCTTCCAGGACGGCCATCTGTCCGGCCTGCTCGGCTTCACCAGCCCCGGCTCGATCGAGACGACCCTTCCGGTGCTGATGTTCTGCGTCGCCTTCGGACTGTCGATGGACTACGGCGTGTTCCTGCTCTCCCGCATCAAGGAGGAGTACGACACGACGGGCGACCACGAGGAGGCCGTGCGGCACGGGCTGCAGCGCACCGGCGGTCTGATCACCGCGGCCGCCGTGATCCTCGCGGTGGTGATGGTCGCGATCGGCACCTCCCGGGTGACCAACACCAAGATGCTCGGCCTCGGCATCGCGCTGGCGGTCCTCATGGACGCGATGATCGTCCGCAGCCTGCTGGTCCCGGCGGTCATGCGTCTGACGGGGCGGGCGACCTGGTGGGCGCCGGGGCCGCTCAGGCGGCTCCACGACAGGTTCGGGCTCAGCGAGTCGGACGCAGCGCCCGAGCAGGCCGAGGCCGAGGAGCGGGACAAGGTGGCGGTGCCCGGCTAG